From the Rhodothalassiaceae bacterium genome, one window contains:
- the metG gene encoding methionine--tRNA ligase, which translates to MTDETPRYYVTTPIYYVNDVPHIGHAYTTLACDVLARFHRLDGREVLFLTGTDEHGQKVEKAAAAAGLDPQSFCDRVSERFRALVDVMDFSPDDFIRTTEPRHIAAAQELWRRMEANGWIYEGVYAGWYSVRDEAFYQESELVEGPDGRRLAPTGAPVEWVEEPSLFFRLSAFEDRLLAFYDAHPDFVLPRSRMNEVRSFVAGGLKDLSISRTSFTWGIPVPGHDGHIMYVWVDALTNYLSALGFPDESAPRFRRFWPADLHMVGKDILRFHAVYWPAFLMAAGLEPPRRVFAHGWWTNEGQKISKSLGNVIDPFRLVEEFGVDAVRYFLLRAVPFGQDGDFARQAFVERVNADLANDFGNLAQRVLSMIYRNCEARIPEPAALQDEDCALLDSAAAALEEMRAALAVQAFHQAIEALWARVGAANGHVANTQPWALKKTDPARMRTVLWTAAETIRRLAILAQPFTPRAMARLLDQLGVPADRRRFADLADPAARLAPGTEIARPEGVFPRLALEEA; encoded by the coding sequence ATGACCGACGAAACGCCGCGATACTACGTGACGACGCCCATCTACTATGTGAACGACGTGCCGCACATCGGCCACGCCTACACGACGCTCGCCTGCGACGTGCTGGCGCGCTTCCACCGCCTTGACGGGCGCGAGGTGCTGTTTCTGACCGGCACCGACGAGCACGGCCAGAAGGTGGAAAAGGCTGCGGCCGCCGCCGGGCTCGACCCGCAGAGCTTCTGCGACCGGGTATCGGAGCGCTTCCGGGCGCTTGTCGATGTCATGGATTTTTCGCCCGACGACTTCATCCGCACCACCGAGCCGCGCCACATCGCCGCCGCCCAGGAGCTGTGGCGGCGCATGGAGGCGAACGGCTGGATCTACGAGGGCGTCTATGCCGGCTGGTATTCCGTGCGCGACGAGGCCTTCTACCAGGAATCCGAGCTCGTCGAGGGGCCGGACGGCCGCAGGCTCGCGCCCACCGGCGCGCCGGTGGAATGGGTCGAGGAGCCGAGCCTCTTCTTCCGCCTGTCGGCCTTCGAGGACCGGCTGCTCGCCTTCTATGACGCCCATCCCGACTTCGTGCTGCCCAGAAGCCGGATGAACGAGGTCAGAAGCTTCGTCGCCGGCGGGCTGAAGGATCTGTCGATCTCGCGCACGAGCTTCACCTGGGGCATTCCGGTGCCGGGCCATGACGGCCACATCATGTACGTGTGGGTGGATGCGCTCACCAACTATCTCTCGGCGCTGGGCTTTCCGGACGAGAGCGCGCCGCGCTTCCGGCGCTTCTGGCCGGCCGATCTGCACATGGTCGGCAAGGACATCCTGCGCTTTCACGCCGTCTACTGGCCGGCCTTTCTGATGGCGGCGGGCCTCGAGCCGCCGCGGCGCGTCTTCGCCCACGGCTGGTGGACGAACGAGGGGCAGAAGATCTCGAAGTCGCTGGGCAACGTCATCGATCCCTTCCGGCTCGTCGAGGAATTCGGCGTCGATGCCGTGCGCTACTTTCTGCTGCGCGCCGTGCCCTTCGGCCAGGACGGCGATTTCGCCCGCCAGGCCTTCGTCGAGCGGGTGAATGCGGATCTCGCCAACGACTTCGGCAATCTCGCGCAGCGGGTGCTCTCAATGATCTACAGGAACTGCGAGGCCCGGATCCCGGAGCCCGCCGCTCTTCAGGATGAGGATTGCGCGCTGCTGGATTCGGCTGCGGCCGCGCTGGAGGAGATGCGGGCGGCGCTCGCCGTCCAGGCCTTCCACCAGGCCATCGAGGCGCTGTGGGCGCGGGTGGGGGCCGCGAACGGCCATGTCGCGAACACGCAGCCCTGGGCGCTGAAAAAGACGGATCCCGCGCGCATGCGCACGGTGCTGTGGACGGCGGCCGAGACGATCCGGCGGCTGGCGATCCTCGCCCAGCCCTTCACCCCGCGGGCGATGGCGCGGCTTCTGGATCAGCTCGGCGTGCCGGCTGATCGCCGCCGCTTCGCGGATCTCGCCGATCCGGCCGCCCGGCTTGCGCCCGGCACCGAAATCGCGCGCCCCGAGGGCGTGTTTCCGCGGCTTGCGCTGGAAGAGGCATGA
- a CDS encoding LuxR family transcriptional regulator, producing the protein MMSEAPLLVDSHCHLNYEGLREDVAGVLARARNAGVGWVLTINTRLCEAEEVRAIAAAHPGVFASVGVHPHEAESGGVTDPAELVARTADPLVVGIGETGLDYYYEHSPRAAQRESFAAHIAAAQETGLPLIVHTREAEEDTAAMLKRAMAARPFRFLLHCFTGSRRFMEEMVEIGAYVSLSGIVTFKSARELQETARHIPAARLLVETDAPYLAPVPHRGKRCEPAYVADTARFVAELRGETPAELARRTTENFFRLFEKAAAHRTTRGPIPAAA; encoded by the coding sequence ATGATGAGCGAGGCTCCCCTGCTCGTCGACAGCCACTGCCACCTCAACTACGAGGGGCTGAGGGAGGATGTCGCCGGCGTGCTGGCCCGGGCCCGCAACGCCGGCGTCGGCTGGGTGCTCACCATCAACACGCGGCTGTGCGAGGCCGAGGAGGTGCGCGCCATCGCCGCCGCGCATCCGGGGGTGTTCGCCTCGGTCGGCGTCCATCCGCACGAGGCGGAATCGGGCGGTGTCACGGACCCGGCCGAGCTCGTCGCACGCACGGCGGACCCGTTGGTCGTCGGCATCGGCGAGACGGGGCTCGACTATTACTACGAGCATTCCCCGCGCGCCGCCCAGCGCGAAAGCTTCGCCGCCCACATCGCCGCGGCCCAGGAGACGGGGCTGCCGCTCATCGTCCACACCCGCGAGGCCGAAGAGGACACGGCCGCGATGCTGAAGCGCGCCATGGCCGCGCGCCCCTTCCGCTTCCTGCTGCACTGCTTCACCGGCTCGCGCCGCTTCATGGAGGAGATGGTGGAGATCGGCGCTTACGTGTCGCTTTCCGGCATCGTGACCTTCAAGAGCGCGCGGGAGCTGCAGGAGACGGCCCGCCACATCCCCGCCGCGCGGCTGCTGGTGGAGACGGATGCGCCCTATCTCGCCCCCGTGCCCCATCGCGGCAAGCGCTGCGAGCCGGCCTATGTGGCGGATACGGCGCGCTTCGTGGCCGAGCTGCGGGGCGAGACCCCGGCCGAGCTCGCCCGCCGCACGACCGAAAACTTCTTCCGCCTCTTCGAGAAGGCCGCCGCCCACCGCACCACCCGCGGCCCGATCCCCGCAGCGGCTTGA
- the tmk gene encoding thymidylate kinase — MARPWFISIEGGEGVGKSTQARRLVRWLEEQGVACLLTREPGGARGAEDIRRLLVEGPPERWTPMAEALLHTAARVEHVEETIGPALRAGRWVVSDRFVDSTIVYQGIVKGLGIETVVRLHELALNGVYPDLTLILDLPAEEGLARARGRGSGEDRYERHGDAFHRRIEEGFREIARRWPKRCRLIDASGDEDMVAARIRFAVAPLIAGERGG; from the coding sequence ATGGCGCGGCCCTGGTTCATCTCCATCGAGGGAGGCGAGGGCGTCGGCAAGTCCACACAGGCGCGCCGGCTCGTGCGCTGGCTCGAGGAACAGGGCGTGGCCTGCCTGCTCACCCGCGAGCCGGGCGGCGCACGCGGGGCCGAGGACATCCGCCGCCTGCTCGTCGAAGGCCCGCCGGAGCGCTGGACGCCCATGGCCGAGGCGCTGCTGCACACGGCCGCCCGCGTCGAGCATGTGGAGGAGACCATCGGCCCGGCGTTGCGGGCGGGACGCTGGGTGGTATCCGACCGCTTCGTCGATTCGACCATCGTCTATCAGGGCATCGTCAAGGGGCTCGGGATCGAGACGGTGGTGCGCCTGCACGAGCTCGCGCTCAACGGCGTCTATCCGGATCTCACCCTCATCCTCGACCTGCCGGCCGAGGAGGGCCTTGCGCGCGCCCGCGGGCGCGGGAGCGGCGAGGACCGCTACGAACGCCACGGCGACGCCTTTCACCGCCGCATCGAGGAGGGTTTTCGCGAGATCGCCCGCCGCTGGCCGAAGCGCTGCCGGCTGATCGACGCGAGCGGGGACGAGGACATGGTCGCGGCCCGAATCCGCTTCGCCGTCGCCCCGCTGATCGCGGGCGAACGCGGCGGGTGA
- a CDS encoding PIN domain-containing protein encodes MKLVLDPDVVVAAMRSPAGASAELLRLAVAGRVRLAASVALALEYEAICSDPKHWMAAGLTRDEVQIFIDAVIALMEPVAIHYRWRPQLKDPVDEMVLEAAINGGAEAIVTFNRRDYGRAPERFGMDVWLPGEALEEWRKRRK; translated from the coding sequence GTGAAGCTGGTGCTCGATCCCGATGTCGTCGTCGCGGCGATGCGCAGCCCGGCCGGTGCATCCGCGGAGCTGCTGAGGCTTGCGGTCGCGGGCCGGGTCAGGCTCGCGGCGAGCGTCGCCTTGGCGCTCGAGTACGAGGCGATCTGCTCCGACCCGAAACACTGGATGGCGGCGGGACTGACGCGTGATGAGGTCCAAATCTTTATCGATGCGGTGATTGCGCTGATGGAGCCCGTCGCGATCCACTACCGGTGGCGGCCTCAGCTCAAGGATCCTGTTGACGAGATGGTCCTGGAAGCCGCGATCAATGGAGGCGCCGAGGCGATCGTGACCTTCAACCGTCGCGACTATGGTCGAGCGCCCGAGAGGTTCGGCATGGATGTCTGGTTGCCGGGTGAGGCGTTGGAAGAATGGCGAAAGCGCAGGAAGTGA
- a CDS encoding phosphoribosyl 1,2-cyclic phosphodiesterase, whose translation MMKVTVLGCGTSSGVPRLPGLWGACDPANPKNRRRRASLLVEAADTRIVIDCGPDFRAQLLDHPIPRLDAVLLSHDHADHAHGLDDIRGFAKYQKERIPIYAAAETLAVITRRFDYAFVGGNGYPPIVEAREIRPFAPFRVGHLEVLAFRQLHGPVESLGFRIGPLAYSTDVKALPEESFAALEGVKLWIVDALREREHPTHASLAEALAWIARVKPERALLTHLSEEMDYDTLRAKLPAGVAPAHDGLVVELAFGGG comes from the coding sequence ATGATGAAGGTGACGGTGCTGGGCTGCGGGACGTCGTCGGGGGTGCCGCGGCTGCCGGGGCTGTGGGGCGCCTGCGACCCGGCCAATCCGAAGAACCGGCGCCGGCGCGCCTCGCTGCTCGTCGAGGCCGCCGACACCCGCATCGTCATCGATTGCGGGCCGGACTTCCGCGCCCAGCTTCTGGACCACCCGATCCCGCGGCTCGATGCCGTGCTGCTCTCCCATGACCACGCCGACCACGCCCACGGCCTCGACGACATCCGCGGTTTTGCGAAATACCAGAAGGAGCGGATTCCGATCTACGCCGCCGCGGAGACGCTCGCCGTCATCACGCGGCGCTTCGACTACGCCTTTGTCGGCGGCAACGGCTATCCGCCAATCGTGGAGGCCCGCGAGATCCGCCCGTTTGCGCCCTTCAGGGTCGGCCATCTCGAGGTGCTGGCCTTCCGCCAGCTCCACGGGCCGGTGGAGTCGCTGGGATTCCGCATCGGCCCACTCGCCTACTCCACCGATGTGAAGGCGCTGCCGGAGGAATCCTTCGCGGCGCTCGAAGGGGTGAAGCTGTGGATCGTCGATGCCCTGCGCGAGCGTGAACACCCGACCCACGCCTCGCTGGCCGAGGCGCTCGCCTGGATCGCGCGGGTGAAGCCGGAGCGGGCGCTGCTGACCCATCTGTCCGAAGAGATGGACTACGACACCCTGCGGGCGAAGCTGCCCGCGGGCGTCGCGCCCGCCCATGACGGCCTCGTCGTCGAGCTCGCCTTCGGCGGCGGCTGA
- a CDS encoding ABC transporter permease translates to MQRLIANLKVALVALRTNLMRSLLTMLGIIIGVGAVIGAVSVGKGAQRMIEDQINALGANLLVVFPGGGFRGPVRGAGQGRPLLMSDAAALAAGIPEAAAVAPMVRGGVQAVAGNLNWATQLAGVTPAYRTARDLELAEGRFFTEEEDRAAAKVAVIGARVARELFGESLATGQVIRLNRTPVTVIGVLKEKGQSGLGSDQDDIVLVPIHTAIKRLLGGRQGRGDAVNIIYVKASSREAVPVVEQKIREILRQRLRVRAGEEDPFRIANTAEMQEFGNQATTIFSMLLGSIASISLLVGGIGIMNIMLVSVTERTREIGLRMALGARRRDILSQFLVEAITLSVIGGAIGVLLGIALARGIARFADWPASVDLPTILLAVGFSALFGIFFGFYPARRAARQNPIEALRYE, encoded by the coding sequence ATGCAGCGGCTGATCGCCAATCTGAAGGTCGCGCTCGTGGCGCTGCGCACGAATCTGATGCGCAGCCTGCTCACCATGCTCGGCATCATCATCGGCGTCGGCGCGGTGATCGGCGCGGTGTCCGTGGGCAAGGGCGCGCAGCGCATGATCGAGGACCAGATCAACGCGCTCGGCGCCAATCTGCTGGTGGTCTTTCCCGGCGGCGGCTTCCGCGGGCCCGTGCGCGGCGCGGGCCAGGGCCGGCCGCTCCTGATGTCGGACGCGGCCGCCCTTGCCGCGGGCATCCCCGAGGCGGCGGCCGTCGCCCCCATGGTGCGCGGCGGCGTCCAGGCGGTGGCCGGCAATCTGAACTGGGCGACGCAGCTTGCCGGTGTCACCCCGGCCTACCGGACCGCCCGGGATCTGGAGCTTGCGGAAGGGCGCTTCTTCACCGAGGAAGAGGACCGGGCGGCCGCCAAGGTCGCCGTCATCGGCGCGCGGGTGGCGCGCGAGCTGTTCGGCGAGTCGCTCGCGACCGGTCAGGTGATCCGCCTCAACCGCACGCCGGTCACCGTCATCGGCGTGCTCAAGGAGAAGGGCCAGAGCGGCCTGGGCTCCGATCAGGACGACATCGTGCTGGTCCCGATCCATACGGCGATCAAGCGCCTGCTGGGCGGCCGCCAGGGTCGCGGAGACGCCGTCAACATCATCTATGTCAAGGCGAGCAGTCGCGAGGCGGTGCCCGTCGTCGAGCAGAAGATCCGCGAGATCCTGCGCCAGCGCCTCAGGGTGCGCGCGGGCGAGGAGGATCCCTTCCGCATCGCCAACACCGCCGAGATGCAGGAGTTCGGCAATCAGGCGACCACCATCTTCAGCATGCTGCTGGGTTCCATCGCCTCGATCTCGCTGCTCGTCGGCGGCATCGGGATCATGAACATCATGCTGGTCTCGGTGACCGAGCGCACGCGCGAGATCGGGCTGAGAATGGCGCTCGGCGCGCGCCGGCGGGACATCCTCTCGCAGTTCCTCGTGGAGGCGATCACGCTGTCGGTCATCGGCGGCGCGATCGGGGTGCTGCTCGGGATCGCGCTCGCGCGCGGCATCGCCCGCTTCGCCGACTGGCCGGCGAGCGTGGACCTGCCGACGATTCTGCTCGCCGTCGGCTTCTCCGCGCTGTTCGGGATCTTCTTCGGCTTCTACCCGGCGCGGCGCGCCGCGCGCCAGAACCCGATCGAGGCGCTGCGCTACGAATAG
- a CDS encoding D-alanyl-D-alanine carboxypeptidase has product MLRRILNRLLFCALVVTTGAVARAHAQGMTTAAEHAILVEYETGAVLFEKAPDERFPPASMAKMMTLYIVFEQLKSGALTLDTTTRVSEAAWRRWAGSEGSLMFLGVGEEVTVEQLIRGIIVSSGNDACTVVAEMLAGSEDAFAQWMNAKAEELGMTNSRFQNASGWPAPDQYTTARDLATLAARTIRDFPEYYHYYAEKTFTHGTDFRTGKPITQRNRNLLLWRMEGADGLKTGHTSAAGYGLTASARRGDRRLIVVVSGLRSESERAREAQALLEYGFRAFDTYRLFAAGEPVARADVWLGEKASVPLVPAEPVALTLSRRDRAGLKVTVRYPNPVPAPIAKGEQIGELVLSWPSLDEPRRIPLLAGEDVAPVRGFGKIAAALEYLVFGASGGEGS; this is encoded by the coding sequence TTGCTTCGCAGAATCCTGAACAGATTGCTGTTCTGCGCGCTGGTCGTGACGACAGGGGCGGTCGCCCGCGCCCATGCCCAGGGCATGACGACGGCGGCCGAGCACGCGATCCTGGTGGAATACGAGACGGGCGCGGTGCTCTTCGAGAAGGCCCCCGACGAGCGCTTTCCGCCCGCCTCCATGGCGAAGATGATGACGCTCTACATCGTCTTCGAGCAGCTCAAGTCCGGGGCGCTCACTCTCGACACCACGACCCGCGTATCCGAGGCCGCCTGGCGGCGCTGGGCGGGCAGCGAGGGCTCGCTCATGTTCCTCGGTGTCGGCGAGGAGGTGACGGTCGAGCAGCTGATCCGCGGCATCATCGTCTCGTCCGGCAACGACGCCTGCACGGTGGTGGCCGAGATGCTGGCCGGCAGCGAGGACGCCTTCGCCCAGTGGATGAACGCGAAGGCCGAGGAGCTGGGCATGACGAACAGCCGGTTCCAGAACGCCTCCGGCTGGCCGGCGCCCGACCAGTACACCACCGCCCGCGATCTCGCGACGCTGGCCGCCCGCACGATCCGGGACTTTCCCGAGTATTATCACTACTATGCGGAAAAGACCTTCACCCACGGCACCGATTTCCGCACCGGCAAGCCGATCACCCAGCGCAACCGCAATCTTCTGCTCTGGCGCATGGAGGGTGCGGACGGGCTCAAGACCGGCCACACGAGCGCCGCGGGCTACGGGCTTACCGCCTCGGCCAGGCGCGGGGACCGGCGGCTGATCGTCGTGGTCTCGGGGCTGCGGTCGGAATCCGAGCGCGCGCGCGAGGCCCAGGCGCTGCTCGAATACGGGTTTAGGGCCTTCGACACCTATCGGCTGTTCGCGGCGGGCGAGCCGGTGGCACGGGCCGACGTGTGGCTGGGCGAGAAGGCCTCGGTGCCGCTGGTGCCGGCCGAGCCGGTGGCGCTCACGCTCAGCCGGCGCGATCGTGCGGGGCTGAAGGTGACGGTCCGCTACCCGAACCCGGTGCCGGCCCCGATTGCGAAGGGCGAGCAGATCGGCGAGCTGGTGCTGAGCTGGCCGTCGCTCGACGAGCCGCGGCGGATTCCTTTGCTCGCGGGCGAGGATGTCGCGCCCGTGCGCGGCTTCGGCAAGATCGCGGCGGCGCTGGAGTATCTGGTCTTCGGGGCCTCCGGCGGCGAAGGATCCTGA